One Jeotgalicoccus saudimassiliensis DNA window includes the following coding sequences:
- the holA gene encoding DNA polymerase III subunit delta, whose protein sequence is MELLQLLYGTNIIRIEDKIKSIAKEYVGTLDDFNYTKLNFKETPVEQIIEEAQTLPFLADKKVIVVEEAVLFTAQKTGSAVNHNIDLLIDYITNKSDDTLIIFAVISEKLDKRKKITKLIAERGRQIEINEMNEKELMNYVRSVFDRNDLEISSEALELLLEKTSYKYEAVHNEVTKLVLYADGNITVDDVENVVSVSLEQNVFLLTDFILKNEKQKAVNLARELILQKEEPMKLLHLVIGQFRLLYQVKILNGEGYQEDNIARTLKVHPYRVKLAQRHTRKYPLDVLLEKMVICRDIDYKFKSSYLDRDALFELFILEI, encoded by the coding sequence ATGGAACTGCTGCAACTTCTGTATGGCACAAATATTATCCGCATAGAAGATAAAATTAAAAGTATCGCGAAAGAATACGTCGGCACGCTCGACGATTTTAACTATACAAAATTAAACTTTAAGGAAACTCCGGTTGAACAAATTATAGAAGAAGCACAGACACTGCCGTTTCTTGCTGACAAAAAAGTCATTGTCGTTGAAGAGGCTGTGCTGTTTACTGCTCAAAAGACCGGGTCGGCTGTAAATCATAATATCGATCTGCTTATCGACTACATTACTAATAAGAGCGATGATACGCTGATTATCTTTGCAGTTATTTCAGAGAAACTGGACAAACGCAAAAAAATTACGAAGCTGATTGCCGAACGGGGCAGACAGATTGAAATTAATGAAATGAACGAAAAAGAGCTGATGAATTACGTCCGTTCCGTGTTTGACAGAAACGATCTTGAAATTTCATCAGAAGCACTGGAGCTGCTCCTTGAAAAAACGAGTTATAAATACGAAGCGGTACATAACGAAGTGACAAAACTGGTGCTGTATGCTGACGGTAATATTACGGTGGATGATGTCGAAAATGTCGTGAGTGTGTCACTGGAACAGAATGTTTTTCTGCTCACTGACTTTATATTAAAAAACGAAAAGCAGAAAGCTGTTAATCTGGCAAGAGAACTTATTCTTCAAAAAGAAGAGCCGATGAAGCTGCTTCACCTCGTGATCGGCCAGTTCAGACTGCTCTATCAGGTGAAAATTTTAAACGGGGAAGGGTATCAGGAGGACAATATCGCGCGTACGCTTAAAGTTCATCCGTACCGCGTGAAACTCGCTCAGAGACATACGAGAAAGTATCCGCTCGATGTACTGCTCGAAAAAATGGTGATCTGCCGGGATATCGATTACAAGTTTAAATCGAGCTATCTCGACCGGGACGCGCTGTTTGAATTATTCATTCTTGAAATATAA
- the rpsT gene encoding 30S ribosomal protein S20, producing MPNIKSAIKRVKTNEAAQNLNIAQKNAMRTAVKQAETAKSENAENKAELVSKAVKLVDKAAKRNHIHANKASRMKSKLMAN from the coding sequence ATGCCTAATATTAAATCAGCAATCAAACGTGTAAAAACTAACGAAGCTGCTCAGAATCTTAATATCGCTCAGAAAAACGCTATGCGTACTGCAGTTAAACAAGCTGAAACTGCTAAGAGTGAGAACGCTGAGAACAAAGCTGAATTAGTTTCTAAAGCTGTCAAACTTGTTGACAAAGCTGCTAAACGCAATCACATTCATGCTAACAAAGCGAGCCGTATGAAATCAAAATTAATGGCTAACTAA
- the lepA gene encoding translation elongation factor 4 — protein sequence MNNMERLKRQENIRNFSIIAHIDHGKSSLADRLLENTRSVEGRDMKAQLLDSMDIERERGITIKLNAVRLKYTAKDGEEYTFHLIDTPGHVDFTYEVSRSLAACEGAILVVDAAQGIEAQTLANVYLALDNDLELIPVVNKIDLPAADPDRVAAEVEDVIGLPQEDAIYASAKANIGIEEILERIVQEVPAPQGDPEAPLKALIFDSVFDPYRGVISSIRIVDGTVRAGDKIRMMSSGKEFEVNEVGINTPKQLAVDELTVGDVGYISASIKKVGDSLVGDTITSAENPAPKPLQGYKKMNPMVFCGIYPIDSSKYNDLREALEKLELNDSSLQYEPETSQALGFGFRTGFLGLLHMEIVQERIEREFGIDLIATAPSVIYSVDLTDGTEVRVDNPAQMPDPQKIDKIHEPYVKAQIMVPNDYVGAVMELCQKKRGNFMTMDYLDDVRVNIIYEIPLSEIVFDFFDQLKSHTKGYASLDYDLIGYKESKLVKMDILLNSEKVDALSFIVHRDFAYDRGKAIVDKLKNIIPRQQFEVPVQAAIGQKIVSRTNIKSMGKNVLSKCYGGDISRKKKLLEKQKEGKKKMKAVGSVEIPQEAFLAVLKMDDE from the coding sequence ATGAACAATATGGAACGTTTGAAAAGACAGGAAAATATAAGGAACTTCTCTATCATTGCTCATATAGATCACGGTAAGTCATCTTTGGCTGATAGGTTACTCGAAAACACACGCTCGGTTGAAGGCCGGGATATGAAAGCGCAGCTTTTGGATTCAATGGATATTGAAAGAGAACGCGGTATTACAATCAAGCTTAATGCTGTCCGTTTAAAGTATACGGCAAAAGACGGCGAGGAATATACTTTCCATCTTATCGATACGCCGGGACACGTCGACTTCACATATGAAGTATCGCGTTCGCTCGCGGCATGTGAAGGGGCTATACTCGTCGTTGATGCAGCGCAGGGTATCGAGGCGCAGACACTGGCTAACGTTTACCTTGCGCTCGATAACGACCTTGAGCTGATTCCGGTCGTAAACAAAATCGACCTGCCGGCAGCAGATCCGGACAGAGTTGCAGCAGAAGTTGAAGATGTTATCGGTCTGCCGCAGGAAGATGCGATCTACGCTTCTGCCAAGGCGAATATCGGTATTGAGGAAATACTCGAGCGAATCGTTCAGGAAGTTCCGGCACCGCAGGGTGACCCGGAGGCACCTTTAAAAGCGTTAATTTTTGACTCTGTATTCGACCCGTACCGCGGTGTTATTTCATCGATCAGAATTGTCGACGGCACTGTGAGAGCGGGAGATAAAATCCGTATGATGTCATCGGGCAAGGAATTCGAAGTTAACGAAGTCGGTATCAACACACCGAAACAGCTTGCTGTCGATGAACTGACTGTCGGCGATGTTGGATACATTTCGGCATCGATTAAAAAAGTCGGTGATTCACTTGTCGGTGATACGATTACAAGTGCCGAAAACCCTGCACCAAAACCGCTCCAGGGGTATAAGAAGATGAACCCGATGGTATTCTGCGGAATCTATCCAATCGATTCTTCAAAGTACAACGACCTGCGTGAAGCGCTTGAAAAGCTTGAACTGAACGACTCATCGCTTCAATATGAACCGGAGACATCACAGGCGTTAGGTTTCGGCTTCCGTACGGGATTCCTCGGCCTTCTGCACATGGAAATTGTTCAGGAGAGAATTGAGAGAGAATTCGGTATCGACCTGATTGCGACAGCACCGTCTGTTATATACAGCGTCGACCTGACTGACGGCACTGAAGTCAGAGTGGATAACCCGGCACAGATGCCGGACCCGCAAAAAATCGACAAAATTCATGAGCCATACGTTAAAGCGCAGATTATGGTACCGAACGATTATGTCGGTGCAGTAATGGAACTCTGCCAGAAAAAACGCGGTAACTTTATGACGATGGATTATCTCGATGATGTGCGTGTTAACATCATTTACGAAATTCCGTTATCGGAAATTGTGTTCGACTTCTTCGATCAGCTGAAGTCTCACACGAAAGGCTACGCATCGCTTGATTATGACCTGATCGGATACAAGGAATCGAAACTTGTGAAGATGGACATTCTGCTTAATTCTGAAAAAGTTGATGCTCTGAGCTTTATCGTTCACAGAGACTTTGCATACGACCGCGGAAAAGCAATTGTCGACAAGCTTAAAAATATCATTCCGAGACAGCAGTTCGAAGTGCCTGTACAGGCGGCAATCGGACAGAAGATTGTATCGAGAACGAATATTAAGTCGATGGGTAAAAACGTTCTGTCGAAATGTTACGGCGGAGACATATCGCGTAAGAAGAAATTATTAGAGAAACAAAAAGAAGGTAAGAAGAAGATGAAAGCTGTAGGAAGTGTTGAAATTCCACAGGAAGCTTTCCTTGCCGTCTTAAAAATGGATGATGAATAA
- the hemW gene encoding radical SAM family heme chaperone HemW encodes MDSMYVHIPFCNRICTYCDFNKVLIKNQPVDDYITALIAELKSHGRQTLKTIYVGGGTPTALTVEQLDRLLKFMTDQFTVTDEFTFEANPDELTTDKLDVLHNYGVNRVSLGVQTFNNDLLKVLGRTHNFDDIFKSINHLEKIGLTNYSLDLMYNLPGETFEDIDMSLKYVSELQPKHISWYSLIIEPHTVFYNKINQGKMSIAGSLEEGEKYDKVIGGLGALGYPQYEISNFAVSEYESMHNKTYWLNEPYIGAGAGSHGYTGKYRYYNIKPVNHYINNMNEHGTVVKEKLELTDSDKFEEEMFLGLRLNKGVSEARFMEKYGLPVDAVYGDVLNRLTERKLLKRHDGYIALTEAGRMIGNDVFVEFLL; translated from the coding sequence ATGGATAGTATGTATGTCCATATCCCGTTCTGCAACCGCATCTGCACATATTGCGACTTCAACAAGGTGCTCATTAAAAATCAGCCGGTCGATGATTATATTACGGCGCTGATTGCCGAACTGAAATCGCACGGCAGACAGACGCTTAAAACGATATACGTCGGCGGGGGAACGCCTACAGCTTTAACAGTTGAACAGCTGGACCGCCTGCTTAAATTTATGACGGATCAGTTTACGGTAACGGATGAATTTACATTTGAAGCCAATCCCGACGAACTGACGACAGACAAACTCGATGTGCTGCATAACTACGGTGTAAACCGGGTAAGCCTTGGTGTGCAGACTTTTAATAACGACCTGTTAAAAGTACTCGGGCGTACGCACAACTTCGATGATATTTTCAAGAGTATCAACCATCTGGAGAAAATCGGTCTGACAAATTATTCGCTGGATCTGATGTATAATCTTCCCGGTGAAACATTTGAAGATATCGATATGAGTTTAAAATACGTCAGCGAACTGCAGCCGAAACACATTTCCTGGTACTCGCTGATTATTGAACCGCACACTGTTTTTTACAATAAAATCAATCAGGGCAAGATGAGTATCGCCGGCAGTCTGGAAGAAGGCGAAAAATACGATAAAGTCATCGGGGGACTGGGCGCACTCGGTTATCCGCAGTATGAGATATCAAACTTCGCTGTCAGTGAATACGAATCGATGCACAACAAGACATACTGGCTGAATGAACCATATATCGGTGCCGGCGCGGGCAGTCACGGTTATACAGGAAAATACAGATACTACAACATAAAACCGGTGAATCATTATATTAATAATATGAACGAACACGGTACCGTCGTAAAAGAAAAACTGGAGCTGACGGACAGCGATAAATTTGAAGAGGAAATGTTTTTGGGCCTGCGCTTAAATAAAGGTGTATCCGAGGCGCGTTTTATGGAAAAATACGGCCTGCCTGTCGATGCAGTTTACGGCGATGTACTGAATCGTCTGACGGAGCGGAAACTCCTTAAAAGACATGATGGATATATTGCTTTAACCGAAGCGGGGCGCATGATCGGCAACGATGTTTTCGTCGAATTTCTGCTGTAG
- the hrcA gene encoding heat-inducible transcriptional repressor HrcA: MLTERQEIILTFIVDDFLNVMTPISSKYLLDKYKFDVSSATIRNEMAVLEKEGFLIKTHTSSGRMPSRKALKFYIEELKQNIEQSPAKSFELYSGTDNLENLTDELALTISDRTKYLTQVSLKADNETVKGLYITPLTDTASIAIIVLNSGSVRQMPVKTNRDVTIDDFQKLSNIFNELLLDKNLGDTRVILKNNAHIPPEIRGLYDQVTAQIMASVDAGKRTIGHAGFNYLLQDMRNEVETLEHLYDDIESEALYNSVEQRASNDVDIYFGDELDESYKSLSVVTTNFEHAGLSGNLIVVGPELMGYKNVIKLLHSLKKGV, from the coding sequence TTGCTGACGGAAAGGCAGGAAATCATACTTACATTTATCGTAGATGATTTCTTAAATGTAATGACACCCATAAGTTCTAAATATTTACTCGACAAATATAAGTTCGATGTTTCAAGCGCCACCATCAGAAATGAAATGGCAGTACTTGAAAAAGAAGGCTTTTTAATTAAGACGCATACGTCATCCGGACGGATGCCGTCGAGAAAAGCGCTTAAATTCTACATCGAAGAACTTAAACAGAACATTGAACAATCACCGGCAAAGTCTTTTGAGCTCTATTCGGGCACTGACAATCTGGAAAATCTTACAGATGAACTTGCGCTGACAATAAGCGACCGGACGAAGTATTTAACTCAGGTGTCGCTGAAGGCGGATAATGAAACTGTAAAAGGTCTCTATATTACGCCGCTGACGGATACAGCGAGTATCGCAATAATCGTTTTAAACAGCGGGTCAGTCAGGCAGATGCCTGTGAAAACGAACCGTGACGTAACGATTGATGATTTCCAGAAGCTGAGCAATATTTTTAATGAACTGCTGCTCGATAAAAATCTTGGAGACACCCGTGTCATCTTAAAAAACAACGCTCACATCCCGCCGGAGATAAGAGGTCTGTATGATCAGGTAACCGCTCAGATTATGGCATCTGTCGATGCCGGAAAACGGACGATTGGTCATGCCGGGTTCAATTATTTACTGCAGGACATGAGAAACGAAGTGGAGACGCTTGAACACCTGTACGATGATATCGAGTCAGAAGCACTGTACAACTCGGTGGAACAGCGGGCATCAAACGATGTGGATATTTACTTCGGTGATGAACTGGATGAAAGTTATAAATCACTTTCAGTCGTTACAACGAATTTTGAGCATGCTGGACTGAGTGGTAATTTAATTGTTGTCGGTCCGGAACTGATGGGCTACAAAAATGTTATTAAATTACTTCACTCGTTAAAAAAAGGAGTGTAG